A genome region from Leifsonia sp. Root112D2 includes the following:
- the ilvA gene encoding threonine ammonia-lyase produces MANTIQKSDKPVVGPSLTEIEAARTIVSRVADVTPMESSRFLSEVLGAPVFLKCENLQRTGSYKIRGAYNRMAQLSAEERSRGVVAASAGNHAQGVAFAARELGIKATIFTPLGVALPKLQATRNYGADVVLGGSTVEEPLRAAAAFAEETGAVLIPPFDHIDIITGQGTLGLEILDQVQAMQTIIVPIGGGGLIAGVARAVKQSAARDGRVVRVIGVQAENAAPFLPSLAAGHPVDVTVHPTIADGIAVGRPGELTFDIIKNEVDEIVTVSEDDIARALLVLLERAKLVVEPAGAVAVAAILAGKVRANGATVAILSGGNIDPLLMQRVISHGLVASDRYLKLRILLPDRPGELARISTLVADANANVVEVLHTRFGRGFQLSQVELELSIETRGTDHSRQVVQALRDAGYDPIFDYE; encoded by the coding sequence GTGGCGAATACGATTCAGAAATCCGACAAGCCGGTGGTGGGGCCCAGCCTCACCGAGATCGAGGCCGCGCGCACCATCGTTTCCCGTGTGGCCGACGTTACTCCCATGGAGAGTTCGCGTTTTCTGAGCGAGGTTCTCGGCGCACCCGTCTTTCTCAAGTGCGAGAACCTGCAGCGCACCGGTTCGTACAAGATTCGCGGCGCATACAACCGCATGGCGCAGCTGAGCGCCGAGGAGCGCTCGCGTGGCGTGGTCGCGGCCTCGGCGGGCAATCACGCCCAGGGCGTCGCATTTGCCGCCCGTGAACTGGGAATCAAGGCCACCATCTTCACGCCCCTCGGCGTAGCGCTGCCCAAGCTGCAGGCAACACGCAACTATGGGGCGGATGTCGTGCTCGGCGGCAGCACCGTCGAGGAGCCGCTGCGCGCTGCGGCCGCCTTCGCCGAAGAAACCGGCGCGGTTCTCATTCCTCCGTTCGACCACATCGACATCATCACCGGCCAGGGCACACTCGGCCTCGAGATCCTCGACCAGGTTCAGGCGATGCAGACCATCATCGTGCCCATCGGCGGCGGCGGACTCATCGCCGGGGTGGCACGTGCCGTCAAGCAGAGCGCAGCCCGAGACGGCCGCGTCGTGCGGGTCATCGGCGTGCAGGCCGAGAACGCCGCGCCCTTCCTGCCCTCGCTCGCCGCGGGGCATCCCGTCGATGTCACCGTGCATCCGACGATCGCCGACGGCATAGCGGTCGGCAGGCCGGGCGAGCTCACGTTCGACATCATCAAGAATGAGGTCGACGAGATCGTCACGGTCAGCGAGGACGACATCGCGCGCGCGCTGTTGGTGCTCCTCGAGCGCGCAAAGCTCGTGGTCGAACCGGCCGGGGCCGTTGCCGTCGCCGCGATTCTTGCGGGAAAGGTGCGCGCGAACGGCGCGACCGTCGCCATCCTCTCAGGAGGCAACATCGACCCGCTGCTCATGCAGCGCGTCATCAGCCACGGGCTGGTGGCTTCAGACCGCTACCTCAAGCTGCGCATCCTGCTGCCTGACCGCCCGGGTGAACTTGCGCGCATCTCGACTCTGGTTGCGGATGCGAACGCGAACGTCGTCGAGGTGCTGCACACCCGCTTCGGTCGCGGCTTCCAACTCAGCCAGGTAGAACTCGAACTGAGCATCGAGACGCGCGGCACCGACCACAGCCGACAGGTCGTGCAAGCGCTGCGCGATGCCGGATACGACCCGATCTTCGACTACGAGTAG
- the greA gene encoding transcription elongation factor GreA: MSQDTQVSFLTRDAFDRLTEELERLSTAGRDDIAKKIEEAREEGDLKENGGYHAAKDEQGKIEARIVQLTQLLRTATVSEAPTSRGIVEPGTLVTATIAGDTSTFLIGNREIAGDSDLKVYSEQSPLGEAILGLKQGAKTSYLAPNGKEIAVKVDKVETYS; this comes from the coding sequence ATGTCTCAGGATACCCAGGTCAGCTTCCTGACCCGCGATGCATTCGACCGTCTCACGGAAGAGCTGGAACGACTGAGCACGGCCGGACGAGACGATATCGCCAAGAAGATCGAGGAGGCCCGCGAAGAGGGTGACCTCAAGGAGAACGGCGGCTACCACGCAGCCAAGGACGAGCAGGGCAAGATCGAGGCCCGCATCGTGCAGCTCACTCAGTTGCTGCGTACCGCAACGGTCAGCGAGGCACCCACGAGCCGTGGCATTGTCGAGCCCGGAACCCTGGTCACCGCAACGATCGCCGGCGACACCTCGACCTTCCTCATCGGCAACCGCGAGATCGCCGGCGACAGCGACCTGAAGGTCTACAGCGAGCAGAGCCCCCTCGGCGAAGCGATCCTGGGCCTCAAGCAGGGCGCGAAGACCAGCTACCTCGCGCCCAACGGCAAAGAGATAGCCGTGAAGGTCGACAAGGTCGAGACCTACTCGTAG
- a CDS encoding DUF4307 domain-containing protein, translating to MTDELASRYGRSRTRSRRDRWWIAGVALAFVAVFTAWVVWAGLDDGAGSLEATDTAHTIVDAHTVSVSFSINVAPGTPVNCALEAMNETFTIVGWKVFSYPATTQRVTAHTETLRTTELSNSGLIYRCWLA from the coding sequence GTGACCGACGAACTCGCCTCTCGGTATGGCCGCAGCCGCACCCGTTCCCGCCGCGATCGCTGGTGGATCGCGGGCGTCGCGCTCGCGTTCGTGGCGGTGTTCACCGCGTGGGTCGTCTGGGCCGGACTGGATGATGGTGCGGGCTCGCTCGAGGCCACGGATACCGCGCACACCATCGTTGATGCGCACACCGTGAGTGTGAGTTTCAGCATCAACGTGGCACCGGGAACCCCGGTGAATTGTGCTCTCGAGGCCATGAATGAGACGTTCACCATCGTGGGCTGGAAGGTGTTCTCGTATCCGGCGACGACACAGCGCGTCACCGCGCACACGGAGACGCTGAGAACCACCGAATTGAGCAACTCGGGATTGATTTACCGCTGCTGGCTGGCCTAA
- the mca gene encoding mycothiol conjugate amidase Mca, with translation MTQRLMAVHAHPDDESSKGAATYAYYRSRGVEVMVVTCTGGERGDVLNEELAHRAMAERDLPGLRRQEMAAAQAIMGVDQRWLGYMDSGMASDDGTVPANSFADIPVEISTEPLVRLVRSFRPHVMVTYDENGGYPHPDHIRSHVIGVEAYAAAADPARYADAGEPWQVSKLYYERIMNSRRFTSLYELLTQHEPESPLIARIEEMRGWMQDRPYLGTTQVPAGEFFQARDDALRAHASQVAPDNPFFFWPNDLLQRAWPFEDYQLIDSKVETTMPETDLFAGIDAEGGAGA, from the coding sequence GTGACACAGCGACTGATGGCGGTGCATGCGCATCCGGACGACGAATCGAGCAAGGGCGCGGCGACGTACGCGTACTATCGCAGCCGCGGCGTCGAGGTCATGGTGGTGACCTGCACGGGCGGAGAGCGCGGCGATGTGCTCAACGAGGAGCTCGCGCACCGGGCCATGGCCGAACGCGACCTTCCCGGCCTGCGGCGGCAGGAGATGGCCGCGGCCCAGGCCATCATGGGCGTCGATCAACGCTGGCTGGGCTACATGGATTCCGGCATGGCATCCGACGACGGCACCGTTCCGGCGAACTCCTTTGCGGACATTCCCGTCGAGATCTCGACCGAGCCGCTCGTGCGCCTCGTGCGCTCCTTTCGGCCGCACGTGATGGTCACCTACGACGAGAACGGCGGGTATCCGCACCCCGATCACATTCGCAGCCACGTGATAGGCGTCGAAGCGTACGCGGCCGCGGCTGACCCCGCCCGGTATGCGGATGCCGGAGAGCCGTGGCAGGTCTCCAAGCTGTATTACGAGCGCATCATGAACTCGCGTCGCTTCACCAGCCTGTATGAGCTACTGACCCAGCACGAGCCGGAGTCGCCCCTGATAGCCCGCATCGAAGAGATGCGCGGCTGGATGCAGGACCGCCCGTATCTGGGTACCACCCAGGTGCCTGCCGGCGAGTTCTTCCAGGCCCGTGACGATGCGCTGCGGGCACACGCGAGCCAGGTCGCGCCTGACAATCCGTTCTTCTTCTGGCCCAACGATCTGCTGCAGCGCGCCTGGCCGTTCGAGGACTACCAGCTCATCGATTCGAAGGTGGAGACGACCATGCCCGAGACCGACCTGTTCGCGGGAATCGATGCAGAGGGCGGGGCGGGCGCATGA
- the trhA gene encoding PAQR family membrane homeostasis protein TrhA, producing the protein MSEQPDSVSEDAQATEPGHLPLLETNLGPTAELKPTWRGWIHAGTFPVAIAAGIVLIVLAHGAPAKWAAAVFMLTSMLLFGNSALYHRFNWQPRAKMLLKRIDHANIFLLIAGTYTPLAVLALPPAKGVVLLWVIWAAALLGIGFRVFWIGAPRWLYVIVYLAMGFVALIYIGDLLAASVAMMVLVLAGGVLYTVGAVIYGAKRPNPIPGVFGFHEIFHTLTVLAFLCHWSAALIISLHPAFNA; encoded by the coding sequence ATGAGTGAACAGCCCGATTCCGTGTCCGAGGATGCGCAGGCAACCGAGCCCGGGCACCTTCCACTTCTCGAAACCAACCTCGGCCCCACTGCGGAACTGAAGCCCACGTGGCGCGGCTGGATTCACGCGGGAACCTTTCCCGTAGCCATCGCTGCCGGCATTGTTTTGATAGTGCTCGCCCACGGCGCCCCGGCCAAGTGGGCTGCGGCCGTCTTCATGCTCACCTCGATGCTGTTGTTCGGCAACTCGGCGCTCTACCACCGCTTCAACTGGCAGCCTCGCGCGAAAATGCTGCTCAAGCGCATCGATCACGCGAACATTTTTCTCCTGATCGCCGGCACGTACACGCCGCTGGCCGTGCTTGCGCTGCCGCCGGCGAAGGGCGTGGTGCTGCTCTGGGTGATCTGGGCGGCGGCTCTTCTCGGCATCGGTTTTCGCGTCTTCTGGATCGGCGCGCCGCGCTGGCTCTATGTGATCGTCTATCTCGCGATGGGCTTCGTCGCCCTCATCTACATCGGCGATCTGCTCGCGGCGAGCGTGGCCATGATGGTGCTCGTGCTCGCCGGTGGCGTGCTCTACACCGTCGGCGCGGTGATCTATGGAGCCAAGCGCCCGAATCCGATTCCGGGCGTGTTCGGCTTCCACGAGATCTTCCACACGCTCACGGTGCTGGCCTTCCTGTGCCACTGGAGCGCGGCACTGATCATCAGCCTGCACCCGGCTTTCAACGCGTAG
- a CDS encoding isoprenyl transferase has product MSRSPLGRGLLYGLYQKRLRRSLNADAMPCHVAMIIDGNRRWARQLGLESAAHGHRAGAAKMREFLTWCDDLGIQVVTLYLLSSDNLQNRESDELSDLIEIIAELAEDLSHFRDWRVQHVGSAVGLPEPLVAALTAAQARTAVKKGLHVNLAVGYGGRKEITDAMRSIVAAHIAAGGSIETLAELLTPDLIGKNLYTGGQADPDLVIRTSGEQRLSDFMLWQSAHSEFYFVEALGPDLREVDFLRAIRDYTTRQRRYGG; this is encoded by the coding sequence ATGAGCCGATCGCCGCTGGGTCGTGGCCTTCTGTACGGCCTCTACCAAAAGCGGTTGCGCCGCAGCCTGAACGCGGATGCGATGCCCTGTCACGTGGCCATGATCATCGATGGCAACCGTCGCTGGGCGCGACAGCTGGGGCTGGAGAGTGCGGCGCATGGGCACCGCGCCGGTGCGGCCAAGATGCGTGAGTTCCTGACATGGTGCGACGATCTCGGCATACAGGTTGTCACGCTGTATCTGCTCTCCTCCGACAATCTGCAGAACCGCGAGAGCGACGAGCTCTCCGACCTCATCGAGATCATCGCCGAGCTGGCCGAAGATCTCTCGCACTTTCGCGACTGGCGCGTGCAGCACGTCGGTTCGGCCGTGGGTCTGCCGGAGCCTCTCGTGGCCGCGCTGACCGCAGCCCAGGCGCGCACGGCAGTCAAGAAGGGCCTGCACGTGAACCTGGCCGTCGGCTATGGCGGGCGCAAGGAGATCACGGATGCGATGCGCAGCATCGTGGCCGCCCACATCGCCGCAGGCGGCAGCATCGAGACGCTGGCCGAGCTGCTGACCCCCGACCTGATCGGCAAGAACCTGTACACCGGGGGGCAGGCCGACCCTGATCTGGTGATCCGCACATCCGGCGAGCAGCGGCTCAGTGACTTCATGCTGTGGCAGAGCGCGCACAGCGAGTTCTATTTCGTGGAGGCGCTCGGCCCCGACCTGCGCGAGGTCGACTTTCTGCGCGCCATCCGCGACTACACGACGCGGCAGCGACGCTACGGCGGCTGA
- a CDS encoding aminotransferase class V-fold PLP-dependent enzyme: MTTIEEFSAGFVEEPGYLDYGKVGPLSSPVIAEISAHVEIVSRARFGSIDRLASEDERMRRAVSAAIGFAPEQIVFQPNTSTGLMQAMFGLTGGVLLSQAEFPSVTFAAVRASEAIHAVTPIWLETDHGRVTPGQIREQITATTTAVAVSLVDSRTGYVADIDGIRQVIGDRLLIVDAIQGLGVVDAPYEVADVVASGGQKWLRAGWGSGFLALSDRAIERLTPVTSGFTGTSEKYPWDEVTPPLAAARAFTVSNPDLVAEARLAVALEEVVAVGVEAIAAAVAEGVDHVIDLADEFAIPVASSRDVSERAGIVVLQPEPQELTILAASLFNHGVSVTAGATSVRVSVHAATSAETLEMVRQSFVSFATAR; this comes from the coding sequence ATGACCACGATCGAAGAGTTCTCTGCCGGGTTCGTGGAAGAGCCCGGATACCTTGACTACGGCAAGGTCGGGCCGCTGTCCTCTCCGGTGATCGCGGAGATCAGCGCACACGTCGAGATTGTGAGCCGGGCACGCTTCGGCAGCATCGACCGACTGGCATCCGAAGACGAGCGGATGCGGCGGGCCGTATCGGCCGCCATCGGTTTCGCCCCCGAGCAGATCGTGTTCCAGCCGAACACGAGCACCGGGCTCATGCAGGCCATGTTCGGCCTCACGGGCGGAGTGCTGCTCTCGCAGGCGGAGTTTCCGAGCGTCACCTTCGCTGCAGTGCGCGCCTCCGAGGCGATCCACGCCGTCACGCCGATCTGGCTCGAGACCGACCATGGACGCGTAACACCCGGCCAGATTCGCGAGCAGATCACGGCGACGACCACCGCCGTGGCGGTAAGCCTGGTCGACTCGCGCACGGGATACGTTGCCGACATCGACGGCATCCGTCAGGTGATAGGCGACAGGCTGCTCATCGTCGATGCGATCCAGGGGCTGGGCGTCGTTGACGCACCGTATGAGGTTGCGGACGTGGTGGCATCCGGCGGTCAGAAATGGCTGCGGGCTGGCTGGGGAAGCGGGTTTCTCGCCCTCAGCGATCGCGCCATCGAGCGCCTCACGCCGGTCACGAGCGGGTTCACGGGCACCAGCGAGAAGTACCCGTGGGACGAGGTGACGCCACCGCTGGCCGCCGCGCGGGCGTTCACCGTCAGCAATCCTGATCTGGTGGCGGAGGCACGCCTCGCCGTTGCGCTCGAAGAGGTCGTGGCTGTGGGTGTGGAGGCGATAGCAGCCGCCGTCGCGGAGGGCGTCGATCACGTGATCGACCTGGCCGACGAGTTCGCTATTCCTGTGGCGTCCTCCCGGGACGTTTCCGAGCGTGCGGGAATTGTCGTTCTGCAACCGGAGCCGCAGGAGCTCACCATTCTCGCCGCGTCGCTGTTCAACCACGGAGTGAGCGTGACGGCAGGTGCGACGAGCGTGCGTGTGAGCGTGCACGCGGCAACGAGCGCCGAGACGCTGGAGATGGTGCGCCAGTCGTTCGTGTCGTTCGCCACGGCGCGGTAG
- a CDS encoding PhoH family protein, with amino-acid sequence MHGESNLEESRVEQTERTYVLDTSVLLSDPSALFRFAEHAVVIPVIVISELEGKRNDPEIGYFARQALRNLDDLRVKYERLDFPIPIGDGGSLRVELNHSNMSVLPSGMQLGDNDSRILAVAQNLANDGLAVTVVSKDMPLRVKAASIGLLAEEYRAELAVDSGWTGMAEITLGSQDMADLYDAETMQTRLVSEMPINTGLVIHSDRGSALGRVTGKREFRLVRGDRDVFGLHGRSAEQRLAIDMLLDPEIGILSLGGRAGTGKSALALCAGLEAVLERQQHKKIMVFRPLYAVGGQELGYLPGDQGEKMNPWGQAVFDTLGALVSQNVLDEVVERGILEVLPLTHIRGRSLHDAFVIVDEAQSLERNVLLTVLSRVGQNSRVVLTHDVAQRDNLRVGRHDGVASVIETLKGHPLFGHVTLTRSERSAIAALVTEMLESNELA; translated from the coding sequence CTGCACGGGGAATCGAACCTGGAGGAGAGCCGCGTCGAGCAAACGGAACGTACGTACGTTCTGGACACGTCCGTTCTGTTGTCAGACCCGAGTGCTCTTTTCAGGTTCGCGGAGCACGCCGTGGTCATTCCTGTGATCGTGATCTCCGAGTTGGAGGGCAAACGCAACGACCCGGAGATCGGTTATTTCGCCCGGCAGGCCCTGCGCAATCTCGACGATCTGCGGGTGAAGTACGAGCGGCTCGACTTTCCGATTCCGATCGGCGATGGCGGTTCGCTGCGGGTCGAGCTCAACCACTCCAACATGTCTGTGCTGCCGAGCGGCATGCAGCTGGGCGACAACGACTCGCGCATCCTGGCGGTGGCGCAGAACCTGGCCAACGACGGGCTCGCGGTCACGGTCGTCTCCAAGGACATGCCGCTGCGTGTCAAGGCTGCGTCCATCGGCCTGCTGGCCGAGGAGTACCGCGCCGAGCTCGCAGTCGACTCGGGCTGGACCGGCATGGCCGAGATCACGCTGGGTTCGCAGGACATGGCGGATCTGTACGACGCCGAGACCATGCAGACCCGACTCGTGAGCGAGATGCCCATCAACACCGGGCTCGTCATCCATTCGGATCGCGGATCGGCGCTCGGCCGGGTGACCGGCAAACGCGAATTCAGGCTGGTGCGCGGTGACCGCGACGTGTTCGGACTACACGGGCGCTCCGCCGAGCAGCGGCTCGCGATAGACATGCTGCTCGACCCGGAGATCGGAATTCTGTCGCTGGGAGGGCGCGCCGGAACGGGAAAGTCGGCGCTGGCACTCTGCGCCGGGCTCGAGGCCGTTCTGGAGCGTCAGCAGCACAAGAAGATCATGGTGTTCCGGCCGCTGTATGCGGTGGGTGGCCAGGAGCTCGGCTATCTGCCGGGCGACCAGGGCGAGAAGATGAACCCGTGGGGACAGGCCGTCTTCGACACGCTCGGCGCGCTGGTGTCACAGAACGTGCTCGACGAGGTGGTGGAGCGGGGCATCCTCGAGGTGCTGCCGCTCACGCACATCCGTGGTCGCTCGCTGCATGATGCGTTTGTGATAGTTGACGAGGCGCAGTCGCTGGAGCGCAACGTTCTGCTCACGGTGCTCAGTCGCGTCGGGCAGAACTCGCGCGTGGTGCTCACGCACGACGTGGCGCAGCGCGACAATCTACGCGTGGGCCGGCACGACGGTGTCGCGTCGGTGATCGAGACGCTCAAGGGACATCCGCTGTTCGGCCACGTCACGCTGACGCGTTCGGAGCGCTCGGCGATAGCGGCCCTGGTCACCGAGATGCTCGAGTCGAACGAACTCGCCTGA
- a CDS encoding prepilin peptidase, with amino-acid sequence MVFVVDEAPRLRVRLAWQLPLTLVLGVLAVLCVGIRPALIVPLYLVVVTGELCRVDIAEHRLPNVLVLPGYGFAAVALVWQWASGGGPPWTGLAAGAAWFAFLLLMNLAGGMGMGDVKLAGVLGLGLGMLGVVPAIAGIVIGFLAGGAAGLVALVSPGAGLLRRIPFGPFLLLGFWASVALAGWLRI; translated from the coding sequence ATGGTTTTCGTTGTGGACGAGGCGCCTCGATTGCGTGTGCGGCTGGCGTGGCAGCTGCCGCTCACGCTGGTTCTCGGGGTGCTTGCCGTGCTGTGTGTGGGCATCCGACCGGCTCTCATCGTGCCGTTGTACCTCGTCGTTGTGACGGGGGAGCTGTGCCGCGTCGACATCGCGGAGCACCGACTGCCGAACGTCCTCGTGCTGCCCGGCTATGGCTTCGCGGCTGTCGCGCTGGTGTGGCAGTGGGCATCCGGTGGGGGTCCGCCATGGACCGGCCTGGCAGCAGGAGCGGCATGGTTCGCGTTCCTGCTGCTCATGAACCTGGCAGGCGGCATGGGCATGGGCGATGTGAAGCTGGCGGGTGTTCTGGGCCTGGGCCTCGGCATGCTCGGGGTCGTGCCCGCGATAGCCGGCATCGTCATCGGCTTCCTGGCCGGGGGAGCGGCAGGTCTCGTCGCGCTCGTGTCGCCGGGTGCCGGCCTGCTGCGGCGCATTCCATTCGGCCCGTTCCTGTTACTCGGATTCTGGGCATCCGTGGCGCTCGCCGGCTGGCTACGGATTTAG
- a CDS encoding class II fumarate hydratase: MNTTPNAEYRIEHDTMGEVRVPASALYGAQTQRAVENFPISGSVLESAQIAALARIKKSAALANARLGVLDQGIADAIAASADEVVTGAYDTEFPIDVYQTGSGTSSNMNMNEVLATLASRRLGSPVHPNDHVNASQSSNDVFPTSVHIAVTGALIDDLVPALDHLAVALEEKAELWATAVKSGRTHLMDATPVTLGQEFGGYAAQIRLGIERVQSALHRVAEVPLGGTAVGTGINTPAGFPQLVIQLLTEETELPITEARNHFEAQANRDALVEASGALRVIAVSLTKICNDLRWMGSGPNTGLGELHIPDLQPGSSIMPGKVNPVIPEAVLQVASRVIGNDASIAWSGASGSFELNVAIPVMGTALLESIRLLTNSSRALADKTIAGLEANIERARALAESSPSIVTPLNKVIGYEAAAKIAKHAVADGVTIRQAVIDLGFVERGEVTLEQLDKALDVLSMTKPPQA, encoded by the coding sequence GTGAACACGACGCCGAACGCCGAGTACCGCATCGAGCACGACACCATGGGTGAGGTGCGCGTGCCCGCCAGCGCGCTGTACGGCGCGCAGACCCAGCGTGCCGTCGAGAACTTTCCCATCTCGGGTTCGGTGCTGGAGTCGGCGCAGATCGCCGCGCTGGCTCGCATCAAGAAGTCGGCCGCGCTCGCGAACGCTCGGCTCGGTGTACTCGATCAGGGCATCGCGGATGCCATCGCCGCCAGCGCCGACGAGGTCGTCACCGGCGCATACGACACCGAGTTCCCCATCGACGTCTACCAGACCGGCAGCGGCACCTCGTCGAACATGAACATGAACGAGGTGCTGGCCACCCTCGCCTCGCGTCGGCTCGGCAGCCCGGTTCACCCGAACGATCACGTGAATGCCTCGCAGTCCTCGAACGATGTGTTCCCGACCTCGGTGCACATCGCCGTGACGGGCGCACTCATCGACGACCTCGTGCCCGCGCTCGACCACCTGGCCGTCGCGCTCGAGGAGAAGGCCGAACTGTGGGCCACGGCCGTCAAGTCGGGTCGCACGCACCTCATGGATGCCACGCCGGTGACACTCGGGCAAGAGTTCGGCGGCTACGCCGCACAGATTCGTCTCGGCATCGAGCGGGTTCAGTCCGCGCTGCACCGGGTCGCCGAGGTGCCCCTCGGCGGAACGGCCGTCGGCACGGGCATCAACACGCCCGCCGGCTTCCCGCAGCTGGTCATCCAGCTGCTCACGGAGGAGACCGAGCTGCCGATCACGGAGGCACGCAACCACTTCGAGGCGCAGGCGAACCGCGATGCGCTCGTGGAGGCATCCGGTGCGCTCCGCGTCATAGCCGTGAGCCTCACCAAGATCTGCAACGACCTGCGCTGGATGGGTTCGGGGCCGAACACCGGGCTCGGTGAGTTGCACATTCCCGACCTGCAGCCGGGCTCGTCGATCATGCCGGGCAAGGTGAATCCGGTCATTCCCGAGGCCGTGCTGCAGGTGGCGTCGCGCGTGATTGGCAACGATGCGAGTATCGCCTGGAGCGGGGCATCCGGCTCATTCGAACTGAACGTGGCGATTCCGGTGATGGGTACCGCACTGCTGGAGTCGATTCGGCTGCTCACGAATTCCTCGCGCGCGCTGGCCGACAAGACCATCGCAGGCCTTGAGGCAAACATCGAGCGCGCCCGGGCACTGGCCGAATCGTCGCCGTCGATCGTGACGCCGCTGAACAAGGTGATCGGTTACGAGGCCGCGGCCAAGATCGCCAAGCACGCGGTCGCCGATGGTGTGACGATTCGCCAGGCCGTCATCGACCTGGGCTTCGTGGAGCGTGGTGAGGTGACGCTCGAACAGCTGGACAAGGCTCTCGACGTGCTCTCGATGACGAAGCCCCCGCAGGCATAG
- a CDS encoding carbonic anhydrase — protein sequence MSTPTSLTPREAWAELQLGNERFIAGSPRHPHQDAGRREELASRQYPVAAIFGCSDSRLAAEIIFDLGIGDAFVIRNAGQVISDSALGSIEYAVGILQVPLVLVLGHDSCGAVRAAIDSQAPDATPLPPHIAGLIAPIVPAVRRVAGASASEEIDAASVNAADVGREHLRDTVAGLVSESEMISDAVASGKLAIVGANYRLVEGRVVPDVVVGLT from the coding sequence GTGAGTACCCCAACGTCGCTTACACCACGGGAAGCCTGGGCGGAACTGCAGCTTGGCAACGAGCGCTTCATTGCCGGGTCTCCGCGGCATCCGCACCAGGACGCCGGGCGACGTGAGGAACTCGCCAGCCGCCAGTACCCCGTTGCGGCGATCTTCGGTTGCAGCGATTCGCGTTTGGCCGCCGAGATCATCTTCGACTTGGGGATCGGCGATGCCTTCGTGATCCGCAATGCGGGGCAGGTCATCTCCGATTCCGCACTCGGCTCGATCGAATACGCCGTGGGCATTCTGCAGGTGCCGCTCGTGCTCGTACTCGGGCACGACTCGTGCGGGGCCGTGCGCGCCGCCATCGACTCACAGGCACCGGATGCGACTCCGCTCCCCCCACACATCGCCGGCCTCATCGCGCCGATCGTGCCCGCCGTGCGCCGCGTCGCCGGGGCTTCTGCCAGCGAAGAGATCGATGCCGCATCGGTGAATGCGGCAGACGTCGGGCGTGAGCACCTGCGTGACACCGTCGCCGGGCTGGTGAGCGAATCAGAGATGATCAGTGACGCTGTCGCCAGCGGAAAATTGGCTATCGTGGGAGCCAACTACCGGCTCGTCGAAGGGCGCGTGGTTCCCGACGTCGTCGTCGGGCTCACGTGA
- a CDS encoding DUF4245 family protein, whose protein sequence is MSRDRSAQPAVVAELGRPETPEETAARKAQDSRNHRTRQTVNNLVLSLLATLAIVVVIVLIVPRGEPVAAPAVDYATIAGLAQGTEADPLVTPKLPEKWVSNSAVLHTKTADGIDDWYIGLISPAKQFVGVTQGFNANSSWLADQVNRSLASGTTVIDGVQWTIYDNRQASTDQGNVKYALTTEFAHSTFVVFGTANPQEIDTVAGAVTAQLRTMNSSNTNGESSK, encoded by the coding sequence ATGAGCAGGGATCGCAGCGCGCAGCCTGCCGTCGTCGCGGAGCTCGGTCGGCCTGAGACGCCCGAAGAGACCGCGGCGCGCAAGGCGCAGGATTCCCGCAATCACCGCACCAGGCAGACCGTCAACAACCTGGTTCTCTCCCTGCTGGCCACCCTCGCCATTGTGGTAGTCATTGTTCTGATCGTTCCCCGCGGGGAGCCTGTTGCCGCACCCGCGGTCGACTATGCGACCATCGCGGGCCTGGCACAAGGCACCGAAGCCGATCCACTCGTGACTCCGAAGCTGCCTGAAAAGTGGGTCTCCAACTCGGCCGTGCTGCACACCAAGACGGCCGACGGCATCGACGACTGGTACATCGGCCTCATCAGCCCCGCGAAACAATTCGTGGGGGTCACCCAGGGATTCAATGCCAATTCGAGCTGGCTGGCCGATCAGGTGAATCGCTCACTGGCATCCGGAACCACCGTCATCGACGGCGTGCAATGGACCATCTACGACAATCGACAGGCTTCGACCGACCAGGGCAATGTGAAATACGCGCTGACGACCGAGTTCGCACACAGTACCTTCGTCGTGTTCGGCACGGCGAATCCGCAGGAGATTGACACCGTCGCCGGCGCCGTCACCGCGCAGTTACGCACCATGAACAGTTCGAACACGAATGGAGAATCATCGAAGTGA
- a CDS encoding exodeoxyribonuclease VII small subunit, which yields MDAMPTPSDTAELSYEQARDELIRVVGELEQGSSTLEESLALWERGEALASRCEEWLIGAKARLDAARVAASDADAAAETAE from the coding sequence ATGGATGCCATGCCCACCCCATCCGACACCGCCGAGCTCAGCTACGAGCAGGCCCGAGACGAGCTGATTCGTGTCGTCGGCGAGCTTGAGCAGGGTTCGTCGACGCTCGAGGAGTCCCTGGCATTGTGGGAACGCGGCGAAGCCCTCGCCAGTCGCTGCGAAGAATGGCTGATCGGGGCCAAGGCCCGGCTCGACGCCGCCCGTGTCGCCGCCTCCGATGCGGATGCCGCCGCCGAGACTGCCGAATGA